A window of the Streptomyces griseochromogenes genome harbors these coding sequences:
- a CDS encoding DUF1877 family protein, with the protein MSTYLRMRAVPAPALRNSATWLERQFEDDVKAVRHSCGRHREEVLDERYLDQERIYAGALPHGAGGEPRAQVVLGGRPVCRTGRAGPRLLVLTAAQARRVAGFLSAADFDALWDFARGELLPRYGGVSAEPETWGAFAAAHRELRAFYARTAESGDAVVKWLPV; encoded by the coding sequence ATGAGTACGTACCTCCGTATGCGAGCGGTACCGGCCCCGGCGTTGCGCAACAGCGCGACCTGGCTGGAGCGGCAGTTCGAGGACGACGTGAAGGCGGTCCGGCACTCGTGCGGCCGGCACCGCGAGGAGGTGCTGGACGAGCGCTATCTGGACCAGGAGCGCATCTACGCCGGCGCTCTCCCGCACGGTGCCGGGGGCGAGCCCCGGGCCCAGGTCGTGCTCGGTGGCCGTCCGGTGTGCCGCACCGGCCGTGCGGGGCCACGGCTGCTGGTGCTGACGGCGGCCCAGGCCCGCAGGGTGGCCGGGTTCCTGAGCGCGGCCGACTTCGACGCGCTGTGGGATTTCGCCCGCGGTGAGCTGCTGCCGCGCTACGGCGGTGTGTCCGCGGAGCCCGAGACCTGGGGCGCTTTCGCCGCGGCGCACCGGGAGCTGAGGGCGTTCTACGCCCGGACGGCCGAGAGCGGTGACGCGGTGGTGAAGTGGCTGCCCGTCTGA
- a CDS encoding bifunctional polysaccharide deacetylase/glycosyltransferase family 2 protein produces MTDRRHRDAPARCRTRRTTPRTHWLVLSVLSVTLSTALLLQGYTHHMFGITSDAVTGARGRSEAVPAQVAHGGPVIADAAGAAHTARVEDRTIALTFDDGPDPVWTPRILDVLRRNHVHATFFVVGTQVVAHPELVRRIVSEGHQIGIHTFTHPDLARLAPWQRSLELRETQLAVAGAAGVTTALLRPPYSSKPDALDDADWSVLKQADAAGYVTVLSTQDAEDWQRPGVDRILANATPHGHAGQIVLMHDAGGDRSQTVAALSTLIPRLKAHGFQFATVGAAVGMAGPVQPAGLGEHLQGMALVTVLQAGDWAVWLLGLLMYAAGAVSVLRAAVVLVAARRHRRQRTGRRGGSWERVNEPVSVIVPAYNESAGIEAAVRSLLASDHPVEIIVVDDGSTDGTADLVESLRLPGVRVIRQRNAGKPAALNTGLAAATCELVVMVDGDTVFEPGTVRTIVQPFADPRVGAVSGNAKVVNRGGLLGRWQHIEYVVGFNLDRRLFDLAECMPTVPGAVGAFRRRALLALGGVSDATLAEDTDLTMALCRSGWRVVYEEGAVAWTEAPASLNALWRQRYRWCYGTLQAMWKHRGALVQRGAAGKLGRRGLVYLLLFQVLLPLLAPAVDIFAVYGLLFLDPVRIIGLWLAFLLLQLLMGLYAFRLDGERAGPLWSLPLQQFVYRQLMYLVVIQSVFTALSGSRLRWQRMERYGSLRAPKGASPLQQPTPYETTQPY; encoded by the coding sequence ATGACCGATCGCCGACACCGCGACGCTCCTGCCCGCTGCCGCACCCGCCGGACCACACCTCGTACCCACTGGCTCGTGCTGAGCGTGCTCTCGGTGACCCTGTCGACGGCGCTCCTGCTGCAGGGTTACACCCACCACATGTTCGGGATCACCTCGGACGCCGTGACCGGTGCCCGTGGCCGGAGCGAGGCGGTGCCCGCCCAGGTGGCCCACGGCGGCCCGGTGATCGCGGACGCCGCCGGCGCCGCGCACACCGCCCGGGTCGAGGACCGCACCATCGCGCTCACCTTCGACGACGGGCCCGACCCCGTCTGGACGCCGCGCATCCTCGACGTGCTGCGCCGTAACCATGTGCACGCGACGTTCTTCGTCGTCGGAACCCAGGTCGTGGCCCACCCGGAACTGGTCCGCCGGATCGTCTCCGAGGGCCACCAGATCGGCATCCACACCTTCACCCACCCCGACCTGGCCCGCCTCGCCCCGTGGCAGCGTTCCCTGGAACTGCGGGAGACGCAGCTGGCGGTCGCCGGTGCCGCGGGGGTCACCACCGCACTGCTCAGGCCGCCGTACTCCTCGAAGCCCGACGCGTTGGACGACGCCGACTGGTCGGTCCTGAAGCAGGCCGACGCGGCGGGCTATGTCACGGTGCTGTCCACCCAGGACGCCGAGGACTGGCAGCGCCCCGGTGTGGACCGCATCCTCGCCAACGCGACTCCGCACGGCCACGCCGGGCAGATCGTGCTGATGCACGACGCCGGCGGTGACCGGTCCCAGACCGTCGCGGCGCTGAGCACCCTGATCCCCCGGCTCAAGGCGCACGGCTTCCAGTTCGCGACGGTCGGTGCGGCGGTCGGCATGGCCGGGCCCGTCCAGCCCGCCGGACTGGGCGAGCACCTCCAGGGGATGGCCCTCGTCACGGTGTTGCAGGCCGGCGACTGGGCCGTATGGCTGCTGGGCCTGCTGATGTACGCGGCCGGAGCGGTCAGCGTGCTGCGCGCGGCGGTCGTACTCGTCGCGGCCCGTCGGCACCGGAGGCAGCGGACGGGGCGTCGCGGCGGGTCCTGGGAGCGGGTGAACGAACCGGTCAGCGTCATCGTCCCGGCGTACAACGAGAGCGCCGGGATCGAGGCGGCCGTGCGTTCCCTGCTCGCCTCGGACCATCCGGTGGAGATCATCGTGGTGGACGACGGTTCCACCGACGGCACCGCCGATCTGGTGGAGTCGCTCCGCCTGCCGGGGGTGCGGGTGATCCGGCAGCGGAACGCGGGCAAGCCCGCCGCGCTCAACACGGGCCTCGCCGCGGCCACCTGCGAGCTGGTGGTCATGGTCGACGGCGACACGGTCTTCGAACCCGGCACCGTCCGCACGATCGTGCAGCCCTTCGCCGACCCCCGAGTCGGCGCCGTCTCGGGCAACGCGAAGGTCGTCAACCGCGGCGGCCTCCTCGGCCGCTGGCAGCACATCGAGTACGTGGTCGGCTTCAACCTCGACCGCCGCCTGTTCGACCTCGCCGAATGCATGCCGACCGTCCCGGGGGCGGTGGGCGCGTTCCGCCGCCGGGCACTGCTGGCCCTCGGCGGCGTCAGCGACGCCACCCTCGCCGAGGACACCGACCTCACCATGGCGCTGTGCCGGTCCGGCTGGCGTGTGGTCTACGAGGAGGGCGCGGTGGCCTGGACCGAGGCGCCCGCGTCGCTGAACGCCCTGTGGCGGCAGCGCTACCGCTGGTGCTACGGCACCCTCCAGGCGATGTGGAAGCACCGCGGCGCCCTGGTGCAGCGGGGCGCGGCCGGGAAACTGGGCCGCCGCGGCCTGGTCTACCTGCTGCTCTTCCAGGTGCTGCTGCCGCTGCTCGCACCCGCCGTGGACATCTTCGCCGTCTACGGGCTGCTCTTCCTCGACCCGGTCCGGATCATCGGGCTCTGGCTGGCCTTCCTGCTCCTGCAACTTCTGATGGGCCTGTACGCGTTCCGCCTGGACGGGGAACGCGCGGGCCCCCTGTGGAGCCTGCCGCTGCAGCAGTTCGTCTACCGGCAGCTGATGTACCTGGTGGTGATCCAGTCCGTCTTCACGGCCCTGTCGGGCTCCAGGCTGAGATGGCAGCGCATGGAGCGGTACGGCAGCCTGCGGGCCCCGAAGGGCGCGAGCCCCCTCCAGCAGCCGACACCGTACGAAACCACGCAGCCGTACTGA
- a CDS encoding transglycosylase domain-containing protein, whose protein sequence is MSGHRRRPPQRTNGGARRAAPQKKRWIDYPRRGRTGPRRWLPSVWQVLGSFLLFFGVAAAAVGYAYATVTIPDPNPRTLLQNNVYYWSDGSVLATDGSVDRQNVTLAQVPADVRWDFIAAENASFYTDPGIDPQGIFRAVVNMAEGGSVQSGSTITQQFVKNTYLDQSQTLSRKLKELLISTKIGAGMSKQQILQGYLNTCFFGRQANGIQAAARAYYGLPVEKLNASQGAFLAAAVNEPSLIQHADSDPTARAKAKARWSWVLDRMVQTGRMTPGQRARYAAAGFPAPKKWTPGSGLTGETGYLVQLARAYAQAHDPSITDGSLSRGGYQIHTTFDRKRTAALARAVAKVRAERLDPAHRSADRDVQVGAASVDPATGRILAVYGGPGFDHAHYSDNADTSGVPVGSTFKPVVLAAALQHGAVLRPGQAPAPITPASKFDGDDGIRIKDQQGDYVTDDKDPTGLLHQHNDTPQRWGYISLRQAMEQSVNTPYVQLGEEVGYGNVAKTAQSLGLRPESLAADSAGFYIGTSTPSAIRMAGAYATFAASGMQATPYSVTKVTHDGAALHGFTAPAPVRALPAAVADNVTDVLRGVIARGTGTKAQALGRTAAGKTGTTDDYRSAWFVGYTPQLATSVVLFREDPAHPQLQSLVGVGGLRKVFGGDIPTAIWTRYMGDALAGLPDTPFPAPVPLGKGTDEPGAPSPSPSATPPHAKRTDGPDRKRKATPTAAPTPGSRPRCRPHKCR, encoded by the coding sequence ATGAGCGGACACCGCCGCCGGCCGCCACAGCGCACCAACGGCGGCGCGCGAAGAGCGGCGCCGCAGAAGAAACGTTGGATCGACTATCCGCGCCGGGGCAGGACGGGCCCGCGCCGCTGGCTGCCGTCGGTCTGGCAGGTGCTGGGCTCCTTCCTGCTGTTCTTCGGTGTCGCGGCGGCCGCCGTCGGCTATGCCTACGCCACGGTCACCATCCCCGACCCCAACCCCAGGACGCTGCTGCAGAACAATGTCTACTACTGGTCGGACGGCTCGGTCCTGGCGACCGACGGCAGCGTCGACCGGCAGAACGTCACGCTCGCGCAGGTACCCGCCGACGTGCGGTGGGACTTCATCGCCGCGGAGAACGCGTCCTTCTACACCGACCCGGGCATCGACCCGCAGGGCATCTTCCGCGCCGTCGTCAACATGGCCGAGGGCGGCTCCGTCCAGTCCGGTTCGACGATCACCCAGCAGTTCGTCAAGAACACGTACCTGGACCAGTCGCAGACGCTCTCACGGAAGCTCAAGGAACTGCTGATCTCCACCAAGATCGGCGCCGGCATGAGCAAGCAGCAGATCCTCCAGGGGTATCTGAACACCTGCTTCTTCGGCCGTCAGGCCAACGGCATCCAGGCCGCGGCCCGCGCGTACTACGGCCTGCCGGTGGAGAAGCTGAACGCGAGCCAGGGAGCCTTCCTCGCCGCGGCGGTCAACGAGCCGAGTCTCATCCAGCACGCGGACTCCGACCCCACGGCCCGGGCGAAGGCGAAGGCACGCTGGTCCTGGGTGCTCGACCGGATGGTGCAGACCGGCAGGATGACGCCCGGGCAGCGGGCCCGGTACGCGGCCGCCGGATTCCCCGCGCCCAAGAAGTGGACCCCCGGCTCGGGGCTCACGGGCGAAACCGGCTACCTGGTCCAGCTCGCCAGGGCGTACGCCCAGGCACACGACCCGAGCATCACCGACGGCAGCCTGAGCAGGGGCGGCTACCAGATACACACCACCTTCGACAGGAAGCGGACCGCGGCACTGGCCAGGGCCGTCGCCAAGGTCCGCGCGGAGCGCCTCGACCCCGCCCACCGGTCGGCCGACCGTGATGTCCAGGTCGGAGCCGCCTCGGTCGACCCCGCGACCGGCAGGATCCTCGCCGTCTACGGCGGCCCCGGCTTCGACCACGCCCACTACTCGGACAACGCCGACACCTCTGGCGTCCCGGTGGGCTCGACGTTCAAGCCCGTCGTCCTCGCCGCCGCCCTCCAGCACGGAGCCGTGCTGCGGCCCGGCCAGGCCCCGGCGCCGATCACCCCCGCCAGCAAGTTCGACGGCGACGACGGCATCAGGATCAAGGACCAGCAGGGCGACTACGTCACCGACGACAAGGACCCCACCGGCCTCCTCCACCAGCACAACGACACCCCCCAGCGCTGGGGCTACATCTCGCTGCGCCAGGCGATGGAGCAGTCGGTCAACACGCCGTACGTGCAACTGGGGGAGGAGGTCGGCTACGGGAACGTGGCGAAGACGGCCCAGAGCCTCGGCCTGCGCCCCGAGAGCCTCGCCGCCGACAGCGCCGGCTTCTACATCGGCACCTCGACACCGAGCGCCATTCGCATGGCGGGCGCCTACGCGACGTTCGCCGCCTCCGGTATGCAGGCCACCCCCTACTCGGTGACCAAGGTGACCCACGACGGCGCCGCACTGCACGGCTTCACCGCCCCCGCCCCCGTACGGGCGCTGCCGGCGGCGGTCGCCGACAACGTGACCGATGTCCTCAGGGGCGTCATAGCCCGGGGCACCGGCACCAAGGCCCAGGCACTCGGCAGGACGGCCGCGGGCAAGACCGGAACCACCGACGACTACCGCTCGGCCTGGTTCGTCGGCTACACGCCCCAACTGGCCACCTCCGTGGTCCTCTTCCGCGAGGACCCGGCCCACCCCCAGCTGCAGTCCCTGGTGGGCGTCGGCGGCCTGCGGAAGGTGTTCGGCGGCGACATCCCGACCGCCATCTGGACCCGGTACATGGGCGACGCCCTCGCCGGCCTCCCCGACACCCCCTTCCCCGCCCCCGTCCCCCTCGGCAAGGGCACCGACGAGCCCGGCGCTCCGTCCCCGTCCCCCTCCGCGACGCCACCCCACGCCAAGCGGACCGACGGCCCCGACAGGAAGAGGAAGGCGACTCCCACGGCCGCCCCTACTCCGGGGAGCCGCCCCAGGTGCCGTCCGCACAAGTGCCGTTGA
- a CDS encoding class I SAM-dependent methyltransferase, which yields MPHAPMTPAEYWDKYKPFKGEGPQPAPQADRFDWTQYTRHGPGAEVLGRPRRALELGPAEGKEAAHLARKGVEVTGVDFSSVQVERARAWWKDTPGLSFLQGEACAYLSSTPAEYDAIYSVWGAVWFTDPEDLFPHVLKRLAPGGVFAFSQAEPVAGSHGPQQMRGKWLEGREHELTVLRWQYTPEMWADILARHGFTDIDAQVLKAPEPGNLGTLMVRAQAPA from the coding sequence ATGCCCCACGCGCCCATGACACCGGCCGAGTACTGGGACAAGTACAAGCCCTTCAAGGGCGAGGGCCCCCAGCCGGCCCCGCAGGCCGACCGGTTCGACTGGACGCAGTACACCAGGCACGGCCCCGGAGCCGAGGTCCTCGGCCGGCCCCGCCGCGCACTGGAGCTCGGGCCGGCGGAGGGAAAGGAAGCCGCCCACCTGGCCCGCAAGGGTGTTGAGGTAACCGGCGTCGACTTCTCCTCCGTCCAGGTCGAACGCGCCCGCGCCTGGTGGAAGGACACGCCCGGCCTGTCCTTCCTTCAGGGCGAGGCCTGCGCCTACCTCTCGTCGACGCCTGCGGAGTACGACGCGATCTATTCGGTATGGGGGGCCGTGTGGTTCACGGACCCCGAAGACCTGTTTCCGCATGTCCTCAAGCGCCTGGCTCCCGGCGGGGTCTTCGCGTTCTCGCAGGCCGAACCGGTCGCTGGTTCTCACGGCCCTCAGCAGATGCGGGGCAAGTGGCTCGAAGGCCGTGAGCACGAGCTGACCGTACTTCGCTGGCAGTACACCCCTGAGATGTGGGCGGACATCCTCGCGCGGCACGGCTTCACCGACATCGACGCCCAGGTCCTCAAGGCTCCGGAACCGGGAAACCTGGGCACGCTCATGGTGCGCGCCCAGGCACCGGCGTAA
- a CDS encoding GntR family transcriptional regulator, whose product MTIDREGPVPPYRQIAENLRARIANGTIPPGRRIPSLVALEAEFGVARDTLRKAVKVLKDEGLVETVTGMGVYVVDNHSEDQAGSGMV is encoded by the coding sequence ATGACCATTGACCGGGAAGGGCCAGTCCCGCCGTACCGCCAGATTGCCGAGAACCTGCGCGCCCGCATCGCGAACGGCACCATCCCGCCCGGCCGCCGCATCCCAAGCCTTGTGGCACTGGAAGCCGAATTCGGCGTAGCACGCGACACCTTGCGCAAAGCGGTGAAGGTGTTGAAGGACGAGGGGCTCGTGGAAACGGTGACGGGCATGGGCGTGTATGTGGTGGACAACCACTCTGAGGACCAGGCCGGCAGCGGCATGGTGTGA
- the cutA gene encoding divalent-cation tolerance protein CutA yields MADHVQVSTATETREQAVELARSVVAGRLAAGAQIIGPVISAFWHEGEFGTGEEWQLLLKTRMDRYAELEGHLLEHHPWKNPELVAVPIVAGSDAYLRWVDAVLGMHASE; encoded by the coding sequence ATGGCTGACCATGTGCAAGTGTCGACGGCAACGGAGACCCGCGAGCAGGCCGTAGAGCTGGCCCGATCGGTGGTCGCGGGTCGACTCGCAGCGGGTGCACAGATCATCGGCCCCGTGATCTCGGCCTTCTGGCATGAGGGTGAGTTCGGGACCGGTGAGGAGTGGCAACTCCTGCTGAAGACCCGGATGGACAGGTACGCCGAGCTGGAGGGCCACCTCTTGGAGCACCACCCCTGGAAGAACCCGGAGTTGGTGGCCGTGCCCATCGTGGCAGGGTCGGATGCCTACCTGCGGTGGGTCGACGCGGTCCTCGGGATGCACGCCTCCGAGTAG
- a CDS encoding S53 family peptidase: MRSHRRRTSIRRGAPALLSAAALITGGLAVATQSSAFATTTTPTSSAASTVHTHRLCSEPSKPGYMACQSVVRTDVKAQKSLGRHDTPKGFGPADLQKAYNLPKDGGKDATVAIVDANDDPNAEKDLAAYRSQYGLPECSTGNGCFKKIDQDGGTNYPAPDAGWAGEISLDVDMVSAACPQCKILLVEAKSASMEDLGAAVNQAVKQGAKYVSNSYGGAEESNDTSADDQYFKHPGVAITVSSGDSGYGVEYPAASQYVTAVGGTSLKKDSSTRGYSESVWGTSAGGEGAGSGCSKYDAKPSWQKDTDCAKRAVADVAAVADPATGLAVYDTYQASGWNVYGGTSASAPFIAGVYALAGAPGSGDVPASYPYTHPDKLNDVTDGSNGSCSNYLCKAGKGYDGPTGLGTPNGVAAFTK; the protein is encoded by the coding sequence TTGCGTTCTCATCGCCGTAGGACCTCGATACGTCGCGGCGCGCCCGCGCTCCTGTCCGCAGCGGCTCTGATCACCGGCGGCCTGGCCGTCGCCACCCAGTCGTCGGCCTTCGCGACGACGACCACCCCCACGTCGTCCGCGGCCTCCACGGTGCACACCCACCGGCTCTGTTCGGAGCCGAGCAAGCCCGGCTACATGGCGTGCCAGTCGGTCGTCCGTACCGACGTGAAGGCGCAGAAGTCCCTCGGCCGCCACGACACCCCCAAGGGCTTCGGACCGGCTGACCTGCAGAAGGCCTACAACCTCCCCAAGGACGGCGGCAAGGACGCCACCGTCGCGATCGTCGACGCGAACGACGACCCGAACGCCGAGAAGGACCTGGCGGCCTACCGGTCCCAGTACGGCCTGCCGGAGTGCAGCACGGGCAACGGCTGCTTCAAGAAGATCGACCAGGACGGCGGCACCAACTACCCGGCTCCCGACGCCGGTTGGGCGGGCGAGATCTCCCTGGACGTGGACATGGTCAGCGCGGCCTGCCCGCAGTGCAAGATCCTGCTCGTCGAGGCCAAGTCCGCCAGCATGGAGGACCTCGGCGCGGCCGTGAACCAGGCCGTCAAGCAGGGCGCCAAGTACGTCTCCAACAGCTACGGCGGCGCCGAGGAGTCCAACGACACCTCCGCGGACGACCAGTACTTCAAGCACCCCGGCGTCGCCATCACCGTCAGCTCCGGTGACAGCGGCTACGGCGTCGAGTACCCGGCCGCCTCGCAGTACGTGACCGCCGTCGGCGGCACCTCGCTCAAGAAGGACAGCAGCACCCGCGGCTACTCCGAGTCCGTCTGGGGCACGTCCGCCGGCGGCGAGGGCGCGGGCTCGGGCTGCTCGAAGTACGACGCCAAGCCGTCCTGGCAGAAGGACACCGACTGCGCCAAGCGCGCCGTCGCCGACGTCGCGGCCGTCGCCGACCCGGCCACCGGTCTCGCCGTCTACGACACCTACCAGGCCAGCGGCTGGAACGTGTACGGCGGCACCAGCGCCTCCGCGCCGTTCATCGCCGGCGTCTACGCCCTCGCGGGCGCCCCGGGCTCCGGTGACGTTCCGGCGTCGTACCCCTACACGCACCCGGACAAGCTGAACGACGTCACCGACGGCTCCAACGGGTCCTGCAGCAACTACCTGTGCAAGGCGGGCAAGGGCTACGACGGCCCGACCGGCCTGGGCACCCCGAACGGGGTCGCGGCCTTCACCAAGTAG
- a CDS encoding TrmB family transcriptional regulator, producing MELEAGAVNDLMSLGLARYEARVYLALIRRGSYTAAEVSREADVPRQRVYDVLDALVRRHLATTHPGRVATYSAVTPELALARLMALQRESLDRLERVSQGLAGVLQPLWSQGREHTDPLDYIEILRDPKAIAERFADIQQQARHELLTFCKPPFVASAENTEGIAVVRRLHRAGGTVRAIYLDDALGDPETVEHVRRFAAAGEDARFAPELPLKLVIADASLVLCDMPDPVAGAGTTTTLFIEHPALAACLRLAFHTVWKDAVPGPG from the coding sequence ATGGAGCTGGAAGCGGGAGCCGTGAACGACCTGATGTCACTGGGCCTGGCGCGCTACGAGGCGCGGGTCTACCTGGCGCTCATCAGGCGTGGTTCGTATACGGCCGCCGAGGTGTCCCGGGAGGCCGACGTGCCGCGCCAGCGCGTCTACGACGTCCTGGACGCACTCGTACGGCGGCATCTGGCCACCACCCACCCCGGGCGCGTGGCCACGTACTCCGCCGTCACGCCCGAGCTGGCCCTCGCCCGGCTGATGGCGCTGCAACGCGAGTCCCTCGACCGGCTGGAGCGGGTCTCGCAGGGACTGGCCGGTGTCCTGCAGCCGCTCTGGTCCCAGGGGCGCGAACACACCGATCCGCTCGACTACATCGAGATCCTGCGCGACCCGAAGGCCATCGCCGAGCGCTTCGCCGACATCCAGCAGCAGGCGCGGCACGAACTTCTCACCTTCTGCAAGCCGCCGTTCGTCGCGTCCGCCGAGAACACGGAGGGCATAGCCGTGGTCCGCCGGCTCCACCGGGCGGGCGGCACCGTCCGGGCGATCTACCTCGACGACGCCCTCGGCGACCCCGAGACGGTGGAGCACGTGCGGCGCTTCGCCGCCGCGGGGGAGGACGCCCGCTTCGCCCCCGAACTGCCGCTGAAACTCGTCATCGCCGACGCCTCCCTCGTCCTGTGCGACATGCCCGACCCGGTGGCCGGCGCGGGCACCACCACCACACTGTTCATCGAGCACCCGGCTCTCGCGGCCTGCCTGCGGCTGGCCTTCCACACCGTGTGGAAGGACGCCGTGCCCGGGCCGGGCTAG
- a CDS encoding RNA polymerase sigma-70 factor produces the protein MALTMSDVDRFEASRPRLEAIAYRLLGSASEAEDAVQETFLRWQAADVGHIEVPEAWLTKVLTNLCLNQLTSARARRETYVGQWLPEPLLAGDPMLGPADTAEQRESVSYAVLVLLERLTPNERAVYVLREAFDYPHREIAEILDITETASQQILHRAKRHVADGRTRTEVDEAAARRIIDEFLAAATSGRTEPLVRLLTQDAIAIGDGGGKIPARAKAFEGALAVATFMRGLFKPSKAKRDLTGGSPEVHVMAANGTPAVVAVLDGRVVGVMCLEITAEGIAAFRNQVNPDKLERASRRWAAADHGEPLFKAF, from the coding sequence ATGGCCCTGACCATGAGCGACGTGGACCGGTTCGAGGCGTCCAGGCCCCGTCTGGAGGCCATCGCCTACCGCCTCCTCGGCTCCGCGAGCGAGGCGGAGGACGCCGTGCAGGAGACGTTCCTGCGCTGGCAGGCCGCCGACGTCGGTCACATCGAGGTTCCCGAGGCATGGCTGACGAAGGTCCTCACCAACCTGTGCCTCAACCAGCTCACCTCGGCCCGGGCACGCCGCGAGACCTATGTGGGCCAGTGGCTGCCCGAGCCGCTGCTCGCCGGGGACCCGATGCTCGGCCCGGCCGACACCGCCGAACAGCGCGAATCGGTCTCGTACGCGGTCCTCGTCCTGCTGGAGCGCCTCACCCCGAACGAGCGGGCGGTGTACGTGCTGCGGGAGGCCTTCGACTACCCGCACCGGGAGATCGCCGAGATCCTCGACATCACCGAGACGGCGAGCCAGCAGATCCTCCACCGGGCGAAGAGGCACGTCGCGGACGGCAGGACCCGCACCGAGGTCGACGAGGCCGCCGCGCGGCGGATCATCGACGAGTTCCTCGCGGCCGCCACCAGCGGGCGGACCGAGCCGCTCGTGCGGCTGCTCACCCAGGACGCCATCGCGATCGGCGACGGCGGCGGCAAGATCCCGGCCCGCGCCAAGGCGTTCGAGGGCGCCCTCGCCGTCGCGACGTTCATGCGTGGCCTGTTCAAGCCGAGCAAGGCCAAGCGCGACCTGACGGGCGGCTCACCCGAGGTCCACGTCATGGCCGCCAACGGCACCCCCGCCGTCGTGGCGGTCCTCGACGGCCGGGTCGTCGGCGTGATGTGCCTGGAGATCACCGCCGAGGGCATCGCGGCGTTCCGCAACCAGGTCAACCCCGACAAGCTCGAACGCGCGAGCCGGCGATGGGCGGCCGCCGACCACGGTGAACCCCTGTTCAAGGCCTTCTGA
- a CDS encoding NAD(P)/FAD-dependent oxidoreductase produces MQHRIVVLGAGYTGATAAGRLARRLHREDVTITLVNAEPDFVERVRMHQLAAGQDLRPRPFGEMFAGTGVELRLAKVTGVDVDRRTVTVTGADGGANGAGEPQTEELEYDTLVYALGSAWNDQGVPGTAEHAHEIASRPGALRLRERLAGLDAGQSVVVVGGGLTGVEAATEIAEARPDLDVALAARGGLGDWLSPKGRRHLRKVFDRLGITVHEHAAVTVVESDRLTTADGTSVPAAVTVWTTGFAVHPLAKATTLEVTGTGRIVVDRTMRSLSHPDVYAVGDAASAMGPGDKPLRMSCASGVPTAWQAADAIAARLTGHKLPKVPVRYFNQCISLGRREGLIQYVTADDRSLGAALTGRVAAVYKELICKGAAWGVAHPTLAPARRRRVVQEPSLTAPAAPAASTVEEPA; encoded by the coding sequence ATGCAGCACCGCATCGTCGTCCTCGGAGCCGGATACACCGGAGCCACCGCCGCCGGGCGTCTCGCCCGGCGGCTGCACCGCGAAGACGTCACCATCACCCTCGTCAACGCCGAGCCGGACTTCGTCGAGCGCGTCCGGATGCACCAGCTCGCGGCCGGCCAGGACCTCAGGCCCCGGCCCTTCGGCGAGATGTTCGCGGGCACCGGTGTCGAACTGAGGCTCGCGAAGGTCACGGGCGTGGACGTCGACCGCAGGACCGTCACCGTCACCGGCGCGGACGGCGGCGCGAACGGCGCCGGGGAGCCGCAGACCGAGGAGCTGGAGTACGACACCCTCGTGTACGCCCTGGGCAGCGCCTGGAACGACCAGGGCGTCCCCGGCACCGCCGAGCACGCCCACGAGATCGCCTCTCGCCCCGGAGCGCTCCGGCTGCGCGAGCGCCTGGCCGGCCTGGACGCCGGACAGTCCGTGGTCGTGGTGGGCGGCGGCCTGACCGGCGTGGAGGCCGCGACCGAGATCGCCGAAGCCCGCCCGGACCTCGACGTCGCCCTCGCCGCCCGCGGCGGACTGGGCGACTGGCTCTCGCCCAAGGGCCGCCGCCACCTGCGGAAGGTCTTCGACAGGCTGGGCATCACCGTGCACGAACACGCCGCCGTCACCGTGGTGGAGAGCGACCGCCTCACCACCGCCGACGGTACGTCCGTCCCGGCCGCGGTCACCGTGTGGACCACCGGCTTCGCCGTCCACCCCCTCGCGAAGGCCACCACCCTGGAGGTCACCGGCACGGGCCGGATCGTGGTCGACCGGACGATGCGCTCGCTCTCGCACCCGGACGTGTACGCAGTCGGCGACGCGGCGAGCGCGATGGGCCCCGGCGACAAGCCGCTGCGGATGTCGTGCGCCTCGGGCGTGCCCACCGCGTGGCAGGCCGCCGACGCCATCGCGGCGCGGCTGACCGGCCACAAGCTCCCGAAGGTGCCGGTGCGCTACTTCAACCAGTGCATCTCGCTGGGCCGCAGGGAAGGCCTGATCCAGTACGTCACCGCCGACGACCGCTCCCTCGGCGCGGCTCTGACCGGACGGGTCGCCGCCGTCTACAAGGAGCTGATCTGCAAGGGCGCGGCCTGGGGTGTCGCCCACCCGACCCTCGCGCCGGCCCGGCGCCGCCGCGTCGTACAGGAGCCGTCCCTGACGGCTCCGGCGGCCCCGGCGGCCTCGACGGTCGAGGAGCCGGCCTGA